In a single window of the Streptomyces sp. HUAS ZL42 genome:
- the amaP gene encoding alkaline shock response membrane anchor protein AmaP, which produces MRAVLRTVNRVLLGVVGLVLVVLGGSVLAVGLDAPAPSWWIHDGPHDVLLSDAERTRWRDTDWWWATVIAVLAVVVLLALWWLTAALRRRRLAEVLVDTGDGAGALLRGRALEGVLAGDASDLDGVARAHVHLTGRRSAPEARVRLLLEPHVDPATALHHLTTQSLTHARNSAGLESLPAEVRLKAAKHGAERVS; this is translated from the coding sequence GTGAGGGCGGTGCTCAGGACCGTCAACCGTGTGCTGCTCGGGGTCGTCGGCCTGGTGCTGGTCGTGCTGGGCGGATCCGTGCTGGCAGTCGGCCTGGACGCTCCGGCGCCCTCCTGGTGGATCCACGACGGGCCGCACGACGTGCTGCTCAGCGACGCCGAGCGGACCCGCTGGCGTGACACCGACTGGTGGTGGGCGACCGTCATCGCGGTGCTCGCGGTTGTCGTCCTGCTCGCCCTGTGGTGGCTGACCGCGGCACTGCGCCGGCGCCGCCTCGCCGAGGTACTCGTCGACACCGGCGACGGCGCCGGTGCGCTGCTGCGCGGCCGGGCCCTGGAGGGCGTCCTCGCCGGCGATGCGAGCGACCTGGACGGCGTGGCCCGCGCCCACGTCCACCTCACCGGCCGCCGCAGCGCCCCGGAGGCACGGGTACGGCTCCTGCTCGAACCCCACGTCGACCCGGCCACGGCACTCCACCACCTGACCACCCAGTCCCTGACCCACGCCCGCAATTCGGCGGGCCTGGAGTCACTTCCGGCGGAGGTCCGGCTGAAGGCCGCCAAGCATGGTGCGGAAAGGGTCAGTTGA
- a CDS encoding SDR family oxidoreductase, whose translation MDLGLKDRVYVVTGATRGLGNAAARELVADGAKVVISGRDEKRVADAAAELGPNAAGVAIDNGDGDAPARLIAAAREHFGALDGVLVSVGGPPPGFVADNTDEQWQAAFESVFLGAVRIARAATAELEAGGVIGFVLSGSVHEPIPGLTISNGLRPGLAGFAKSLADELGPRGIRVVGLLPARIDTDRVRELDGLSADPEATRAANESRIPLRRYGTPEEFGRTAAFLLSPAASYLTGVMVPVDGGMRHGF comes from the coding sequence ATGGATCTTGGACTGAAGGACCGGGTGTACGTCGTCACCGGAGCCACCCGGGGACTCGGCAACGCCGCCGCGCGCGAGCTCGTCGCCGACGGCGCGAAGGTGGTCATATCGGGGCGGGACGAGAAGCGGGTCGCCGACGCGGCGGCCGAACTGGGGCCCAACGCGGCCGGTGTGGCCATCGACAACGGCGACGGGGACGCACCCGCGCGGCTGATCGCGGCGGCGCGCGAGCACTTCGGTGCTCTCGACGGGGTTCTCGTCAGCGTCGGCGGGCCGCCGCCGGGGTTCGTCGCGGACAACACGGACGAACAGTGGCAGGCGGCGTTCGAGTCGGTGTTCCTCGGGGCCGTACGGATCGCCCGGGCAGCGACCGCGGAGTTGGAGGCGGGCGGTGTCATCGGGTTCGTGCTTTCCGGTTCCGTGCACGAGCCGATTCCGGGGCTGACGATCTCCAACGGCCTGCGGCCCGGTCTCGCCGGGTTCGCCAAGTCCCTCGCGGACGAGCTGGGGCCGCGGGGGATTCGGGTCGTGGGGCTGCTGCCGGCTCGTATCGACACGGATCGGGTGCGGGAGCTGGACGGCTTGTCCGCCGACCCCGAGGCCACGCGTGCGGCCAACGAATCCCGTATCCCCCTGCGGCGTTACGGGACGCCCGAGGAGTTCGGGAGGACGGCTGCGTTTCTGCTGTCTCCGGCAGCTTCCTATTTGACGGGGGTCATGGTGCCCGTCGACGGGGGCATGCGGCACGGGTTCTGA
- a CDS encoding glycoside hydrolase family 15 protein: MHPRIEDYALIGDEQTAALVGRDGSVDWLCLPRFDSAACFARLLGDTDNGHWRIAPKGAEGHCTRRAYRPGTLVLDTDWETAEGTVRVTDLMPQRDRAPDLVRIVEGLAGRVTVHSTIRLRFDYGSIMPWMRRSDGHRVAIAGPDSVWLRSEPAVDTWGEDFSTRSEFTVEQGEKVAFVLTWHPSHEPRPPLVDPHKALRSSVADWQKWASSCRYDGPHRDAVVRSLITLKALTYAPTGGIVAAPTTSLPEELGGVRNWDYRYCWLRDSTLTLNALLSCGYHEEAEAWRDWLLRAVAGDPADLQIMYSVAGERRLPEFEVPWLSGHVGSRPVRIGNEAVNQLQLDVYGEVMDSLSLARRSGLSTKPHMWSIQATVMDWLRSEWRQPDEGLWEVRGGRRHFVHSKVMVWVAADRAVRALENNPELKGDLDGWREMRDDVHREVCEKGYDAERGTFTQYYGSRELDASLLLIPRVGFLPPDDPRVIGTVDAIRGELDHGGFLRRYSTDETTVDGLPGDEGTFLACSFWLAQALHMTGRADEARELFDRLVNLTNDVGLLSEEYDPVAERQLGNFPQAFSHIGLVNTALALFGTEGAG, encoded by the coding sequence GTGCACCCGCGCATCGAGGACTACGCGCTCATCGGAGACGAACAGACGGCCGCCCTGGTCGGCAGGGACGGTTCCGTCGACTGGCTGTGTCTCCCCCGCTTCGACTCGGCCGCCTGTTTCGCCCGGTTGCTCGGCGACACGGACAACGGCCACTGGAGGATCGCCCCCAAGGGGGCAGAGGGTCACTGCACGCGGCGCGCCTACCGCCCCGGCACTCTCGTCCTGGACACCGACTGGGAGACCGCCGAGGGCACGGTCCGCGTCACGGACCTGATGCCCCAGCGCGACCGCGCCCCCGACCTCGTCCGCATCGTGGAGGGCCTCGCCGGGCGCGTCACGGTGCACAGCACGATCCGGCTCCGCTTCGACTACGGCTCCATCATGCCGTGGATGCGCAGGTCCGACGGCCACCGGGTGGCGATCGCGGGCCCGGACTCGGTCTGGCTGCGCAGCGAACCCGCGGTGGACACCTGGGGCGAGGACTTCAGCACCCGCTCGGAGTTCACCGTCGAGCAGGGCGAGAAGGTCGCGTTCGTCCTGACCTGGCACCCCTCCCACGAGCCCCGCCCACCGCTCGTCGACCCGCACAAGGCGCTGCGCAGCAGCGTCGCGGACTGGCAGAAGTGGGCGAGCAGCTGCCGCTACGACGGCCCGCACCGGGACGCCGTCGTGCGCTCCCTCATCACCCTCAAGGCCCTCACCTATGCCCCGACGGGCGGCATCGTCGCGGCGCCCACGACCTCCCTGCCCGAGGAACTCGGCGGCGTGCGCAACTGGGACTACCGCTACTGCTGGCTGCGCGACTCCACCCTCACCCTGAACGCACTCCTCAGCTGCGGCTACCACGAGGAGGCCGAGGCATGGCGCGACTGGCTTTTGCGCGCGGTCGCGGGCGACCCGGCGGACCTGCAGATCATGTACTCGGTGGCGGGCGAGCGCCGGCTGCCCGAGTTCGAGGTGCCGTGGCTGTCGGGCCACGTCGGCTCCAGGCCCGTACGCATCGGCAACGAGGCCGTGAACCAGCTGCAGCTGGACGTGTACGGCGAGGTCATGGACTCGCTGTCGCTGGCGCGTCGTTCGGGTCTGTCCACCAAGCCGCACATGTGGTCCATCCAGGCCACCGTGATGGACTGGCTGCGCTCGGAGTGGCGGCAGCCGGACGAGGGGCTGTGGGAGGTGCGCGGCGGCCGGCGCCACTTCGTGCACTCGAAGGTGATGGTGTGGGTGGCCGCCGACCGGGCGGTGCGCGCGCTGGAGAACAACCCGGAGCTGAAGGGTGACCTGGACGGCTGGCGGGAGATGCGCGACGACGTGCACCGCGAGGTGTGCGAGAAGGGCTACGACGCCGAGCGGGGCACCTTCACCCAGTACTACGGTTCACGCGAGCTCGACGCCTCCCTCCTGCTCATTCCCCGCGTCGGCTTCCTGCCGCCCGACGACCCGCGCGTCATCGGAACCGTCGACGCGATCCGCGGGGAGTTGGACCACGGCGGCTTCCTGCGCCGCTACAGCACCGACGAGACGACCGTCGACGGACTGCCCGGCGACGAGGGCACCTTCCTGGCCTGCTCGTTCTGGCTCGCGCAGGCACTGCACATGACGGGCCGTGCCGACGAGGCACGCGAGCTGTTCGACCGGCTGGTGAACCTCACCAACGACGTAGGCCTCCTGTCCGAGGAGTACGACCCCGTGGCCGAACGCCAGCTCGGCAACTTCCCGCAGGCCTTCAGCCACATCGGCCTGGTGAACACCGCCCTCGCCCTGTTCGGGACCGAGGGGGCAGGATAG
- a CDS encoding sigma-70 family RNA polymerase sigma factor — MPRPAALTPAVSDPADLEREAALARLFELHYASMLRLAVLLGADDPENVVAEAYYQIYRKWRRLRETEAAEAYLRSTVCNLTRMRIRHLQVARRHEEKPRDELVASAESTALLHDDQRVLIDALQQLPARQREALVLRHWLGLKESEIAAAMGISCGSVKTHTARGLAALTQAMEARR, encoded by the coding sequence ATGCCTCGGCCGGCCGCGCTCACACCTGCGGTGAGCGACCCGGCCGACCTGGAGCGGGAGGCCGCCCTCGCCCGCCTGTTCGAGCTGCACTACGCCTCGATGCTGCGCCTCGCCGTACTGCTCGGCGCCGACGACCCGGAGAACGTGGTCGCCGAGGCCTACTACCAGATCTACCGGAAGTGGCGGCGACTGCGGGAGACCGAGGCGGCGGAGGCCTATCTGAGGTCCACCGTCTGCAATCTGACACGGATGCGGATACGTCACCTCCAAGTGGCCCGCCGGCACGAGGAGAAGCCCAGGGACGAGCTCGTCGCCTCCGCCGAGAGCACCGCGCTCCTGCACGACGACCAGCGGGTGCTGATCGACGCGCTCCAGCAGCTGCCGGCCCGGCAGCGCGAGGCGCTGGTGCTGCGGCACTGGCTCGGCCTGAAGGAGAGCGAGATCGCCGCAGCGATGGGGATCTCCTGCGGATCAGTCAAGACCCACACGGCGCGCGGCCTCGCCGCACTGACCCAGGCGATGGAGGCCCGGCGATGA